The following are encoded together in the Phaseolus vulgaris cultivar G19833 chromosome 9, P. vulgaris v2.0, whole genome shotgun sequence genome:
- the LOC137820236 gene encoding pentatricopeptide repeat-containing protein At4g20090 — MIHAMPKFSTRNLLKHSLPTTLHRYFSQTLAFPSHSSSPHVPQPHPSAEIFKSGTKMGSYKLGDLSFYSLIQNHASTLDFGSLEEVLQQMKRERRVFVERNFIVMFKAYGKAHLPEKAVDLFLRMGGEFQCKQTVKSFNSVLSVVIQEGLFNRALELYSHVVASKSFNIHPNALTFNLLIKAMCRLGLVDQAVEVFREIPLRNCAPDAYTYSTLMHGLCQEGRIDEAVSLLDEMQVEGTFPNPVAFNVLISALCKNGDLARAAKLVDNMFLKGCVPNEVTYNALVHGLCLKGKLEKAVSLLNRMVLNKCVPNDVTFGTLINGFVKQGRASEGARVLVSLEERDHCGNEYVYSSLISGLCKEGKFNHAMQLWKEMVGKGCKPNTVVYSALIDGLCREGKLDEAREVLSEMKSKGYLPNSFTYSSLMRGYFEAGISHKAILVWKEMADNNCNHNEVCYSILINGLCKDGKVMEALMVWKQMLSRGIKLDVVAYSSMIHGFCNANLIEHGLKLFNQMLCQEPEVQPDVITYNIILNALCMHNSISRAIDILNIMLDQGCDPDFITCDVFLKTLRENVNPPQDGREFLDELVVRLVKRQRTIGASKIIEVMLHKFLLPKASTWAMIVQQLCKPKRVRKVISECWSKLSG, encoded by the coding sequence ATGATCCATGCTATGCCCAAGTTCTCCACAAGAAACCTTCTCAAACATTCTCTTCCAACAACACTCCATCGCTATTTCTCCCAAACCCTAGCATTTCCCTCTCACTCTTCCTCTCCCCATGTACCTCAACCTCACCCTTCGGCTGAAATCTTCAAATCCGGTACCAAAATGGGTTCTTACAAATTGGGTGATTTGTCTTTCTATTCCCTCATTCAGAACCACGCCTCTACCCTCGATTTTGGGTCCCTGGAAGAGGTCCTTCAGCAAATGAAGCGCGAAAGGAGGGTTTTTGTAGAGAGGAATTTCATAGTTATGTTCAAAGCTTATGGGAAGGCTCATTTGCCTGAGAAAGCTGTGGACTTGTTCCTCAGAATGGGGGGTGAGTTTCAGTGTAAACAAACTGTGAAATCATTCAATTCGGTTCTTAGTGTTGTTATTCAAGAGGGTCTTTTCAATCGGGCCTTGGAGTTGTACTCACATGTTGTTGCATCCAAGAGTTTTAACATACACCCAAATGCACTCACTTTTAACTTGCTCATTAAGGCCATGTGTAGGCTTGGTTTGGTTGATCAAGCAGTTGAGGTTTTTAGAGAGATTCCACTGAGGAATTGTGCTCCTGATGCTTACACGTATTCTACCTTGATGCATGGGTTGTGTCAGGAGGGTAGAATCGACGAGGCGGTTTCGTTGTTGGATGAAATGCAAGTTGAGGGCACCTTCCCTAACCCGGTTGCGTTTAATGTGTTGATCAGTGCATTGTGCAAGAATGGTGACTTGGCACGTGCAGCCAAGCTGGTTGATAATATGTTTCTTAAGGGTTGTGTCCCGAATGAAGTGACCTATAATGCACTTGTTCATGGCTTGTGCCTCAAGGGAAAGTTGGAGAAGGCAGTGAGTTTGTTGAACAGGATGGTGTTGAATAAGTGTGTACCTAATGATGTTACCTTTGGAACACTTATTAATGGGTTTGTTAAGCAAGGTAGAGCCTCCGAAGGGGCTCGAGTTTTGGTCTCCTTGGAAGAGAGGGACCATTGTGGGAACGAGTATGTGTACTCGTCCCTTATCAGTGGCCTGTGCAAGGAGGGAAAATTCAACCATGCAATGCAGTTGTGGAAGGAAATGGTTGGAAAGGGATGTAAACCAAATACTGTTGTTTATAGTGCTCTTATTGATGGGCTTTGCCGAGAAGGGAAGTTAGATGAAGCAAGGGAGGTCTTATCTGAAATGAAGAGTAAAGGTTACTTGCCCAATTCTTTCACTTACAGTTCCCTCATGAGGGGTTATTTTGAAGCAGGCATTAGCCATAAAGCTATTCTTGTTTGGAAAGAGATGGCCGACAATAATTGTAATCATAATGAGGTTTGTTACAGTATACTCATTAATGGCTTGTGCAAGGATGGGAAGGTTATGGAGGCTTTAATGGTGTGGAAGCAAATGCTGAGCAGAGGAATTAAATTAGATGTTGTGGCTTACAGTTCAATGATTCATGGCTTCTGTAATGCTAACTTAATAGAACATGGCCTGAAACTTTTCAATCAGATGCTTTGTCAGGAGCCGGAGGTGCAGCCGGATGTGATAAcgtataacataattttaaatgcTTTGTGCATGCACAATAGCATCTCTCGAGCCATTGATATTCTAAATATTATGCTAGATCAAGGTTGTGATCCTGATTTTATTACGTGCGACGTTTTCTTGAAGACTTTAAGAGAAAATGTGAATCCACCTCAAGATGGTAGGGAGTTTCTAGATGAGCTTGTAGTAAGGTTAGTTAAGCGACAGAGAACCATAGGTGCTTCCAAAATTATCGAAGTGATGCTGCATAAGTTTTTGCTGCCAAAAGCTTCTACTTGGGCAATGATTGTTCAACAGCTCTGCAAACCCAAAAGGGTTCGAAAAGTCATCAGTGAATGTTGGAGCAAGCTAAGTGGCTGA